One segment of Nostoc piscinale CENA21 DNA contains the following:
- a CDS encoding NACHT domain-containing protein — translation MELHKQRRKRGMILSLPGIQKLLEARHQLEILENDGAKFTLEELSYRTQLAPFTVSKVLARTEGVDKQTLEYFFRAFGLELTANDYVRAGEEHINQNSALSEKLRAERTCVRGFPALSKVRRVPPVEQTSVTQHSALKTDWGEAVDVSIFFGRTEEVSKLEYWIIHDHCRLIALLGMGGIGKTSLAVKLAQQMQEQFEFVVWRSLRNSPPLGEFLANLLQFFASGQPVKLSENVGDLISQFMVHLRAHRCLVILDNFESILASGDRTGRYQPGYEDYGHLLKQIGETFHQSCVVLTSREKPQEVIALEGETLPVRSWQLTGLCAIAALQLIRTKSFFLRFRYRLAKPDSTLCR, via the coding sequence ATGGAATTGCACAAGCAAAGACGCAAGCGAGGTATGATTCTCAGTCTCCCAGGAATCCAAAAGCTTCTGGAGGCTAGACACCAACTGGAAATTTTAGAAAACGATGGAGCTAAGTTCACCCTCGAAGAACTCAGCTACCGCACTCAATTGGCTCCTTTTACAGTTTCTAAAGTGTTGGCGCGAACCGAAGGCGTTGACAAGCAAACTCTAGAATACTTTTTTCGAGCCTTTGGTCTAGAGTTGACTGCTAATGATTATGTCAGAGCAGGAGAAGAACATATTAATCAAAACTCAGCACTCAGCGAGAAGTTGCGTGCGGAGAGAACTTGCGTGCGCGGGTTCCCCGCGTTGAGCAAAGTTCGGAGGGTTCCCCCCGTTGAGCAAACTTCGGTGACTCAGCACTCAGCACTCAAAACTGACTGGGGTGAAGCAGTTGATGTCTCAATTTTCTTTGGTCGCACAGAGGAAGTTAGCAAGTTAGAGTATTGGATTATTCATGACCATTGTCGGCTAATAGCACTGCTGGGGATGGGAGGAATTGGTAAAACTTCCCTGGCGGTGAAATTAGCACAGCAAATGCAAGAGCAGTTTGAGTTTGTTGTTTGGCGCAGTCTCCGCAACAGTCCACCGTTAGGGGAATTTTTAGCAAACTTACTGCAATTTTTTGCTAGTGGACAACCAGTAAAGTTATCGGAAAATGTTGGTGATTTAATTTCGCAATTTATGGTGCATTTAAGAGCGCACCGTTGTTTAGTTATCTTAGATAACTTTGAATCTATTTTAGCGAGTGGCGATCGCACTGGCCGTTACCAACCGGGATACGAAGATTACGGACATCTCCTCAAACAGATAGGTGAGACATTCCATCAAAGTTGTGTGGTGCTGACGAGTCGAGAGAAACCCCAAGAAGTCATCGCCTTAGAAGGGGAAACTTTGCCTGTACGCTCCTGGCAGCTTACAGGATTATGTGCGATCGCTGCTTTACAATTAATCAGAACTAAAAGTTTTTTTTTGCGGTTCCGATACAGACTGGCAAAACCTGATTCAACATTATGCAGGTAA
- a CDS encoding DUF3239 domain-containing protein → MVNQPQRPLILDGSTYASNPGNLNVDYLYWFRSFPGKPIKLILPIIGLLALAIFIDWIFGAAILDVIRKGKSLEHLPFALLGVAIFNIFFGVGIWWFLKPLSFLVAYIREYFIYGCVNPGIVVSSKPSLVAVFTDLRTNIMPYYAIKILPQPLRWMKNGVPPVGTRLATVALYEGNINKSHWDTFHPIVIDCVTGNQADIQRVLESIPDWEWEQLALGLEYIKTTKPGLYFLPSPNPFE, encoded by the coding sequence ATGGTGAATCAACCACAACGCCCTTTAATATTAGATGGTAGTACTTACGCTTCAAATCCTGGAAATCTTAACGTTGATTATCTCTATTGGTTTCGTTCATTTCCTGGCAAACCAATTAAATTGATTCTACCCATAATTGGTCTGCTTGCTTTAGCTATTTTTATTGATTGGATTTTTGGTGCTGCGATTTTGGATGTCATACGTAAAGGTAAAAGTTTGGAACATTTACCATTCGCATTATTGGGAGTTGCTATATTCAATATTTTCTTTGGTGTTGGAATATGGTGGTTTCTAAAACCGTTGTCATTTCTTGTAGCCTACATCCGTGAATATTTCATTTATGGTTGTGTTAACCCAGGTATTGTAGTTTCATCAAAACCGTCTTTAGTTGCCGTATTCACTGATCTCAGAACAAATATAATGCCATATTATGCTATTAAAATTTTGCCTCAACCGCTTCGATGGATGAAGAATGGAGTTCCACCCGTGGGTACAAGATTGGCTACAGTGGCTCTATATGAAGGTAATATTAACAAAAGTCATTGGGATACTTTTCACCCAATAGTCATTGATTGCGTAACTGGCAATCAAGCTGATATACAAAGAGTTTTAGAAAGTATACCCGATTGGGAATGGGAACAGCTTGCGCTCGGTCTTGAATATATTAAAACCACTAAGCCAGGATTATATTTTCTACCTTCTCCAAATCCATTTGAATAG
- a CDS encoding ATP-binding protein — MQAILQKLADIYFRIDPQGIILEYQSEKTHNFINQANIAPGKQLLECFPTSVAVRFHQAINQVRQTQSVVSFAYSLHIGNNKAHCEAQLLPVESTEIIVLLRDITHIVQEAFIECGDHFRTIVENANNIISALTPEGLFSYVSPNWSEILGHEVSEVEGQPFASFLHSEDLSACTDYFTKALITGEQQDAIEYRVKHKNGTWRWHSCYLSAIKDASGSIIYFVGICHDITIRKREEIRRQRIEKALRKSEAKFRTKTQQLEETLRRLQQTQSQLIQSEKMSSLGQLVAGIAHEINNPVNFIYGNVKYANDYVQDLLHLIEIYQQHFSPRTPEAHQEIYTIDLDFIRHDLPKVLDSMNTGAERIRQIVLSLRNFSRVDEEGMKLVNIHEGIDNALLLLQNRLKSQPESIGIEVIKEYGDLPQVMCHPGQMNQVFMSLLTNAIDALEEVAITHPHIQVRTQLQADDRIKISITDNGPGINSKIRDRIFDPFFTTKPVGKGTGMGLSISYQIIVKKHRGELYCVSTPGGGTEFVISIPTKVLEEA, encoded by the coding sequence ATGCAGGCAATTTTACAAAAGCTTGCAGATATCTACTTTCGCATTGATCCCCAAGGAATTATATTAGAATATCAATCAGAGAAAACCCATAATTTTATTAACCAAGCAAATATCGCTCCAGGTAAGCAATTATTAGAGTGCTTCCCAACATCTGTGGCTGTTCGCTTTCATCAAGCCATCAATCAAGTTCGGCAAACTCAATCTGTAGTTAGTTTTGCATATAGTTTGCATATAGGCAACAATAAAGCTCATTGTGAGGCTCAATTACTGCCCGTAGAATCAACCGAAATTATTGTGTTGCTGCGTGATATTACTCATATAGTCCAAGAAGCATTTATCGAGTGTGGTGATCATTTTAGGACTATTGTAGAAAATGCCAACAACATTATTTCTGCACTTACTCCTGAAGGTTTATTTTCTTATGTGTCTCCTAACTGGAGTGAAATTTTAGGGCATGAGGTGTCAGAAGTTGAAGGTCAGCCTTTCGCTTCTTTTTTACACTCCGAAGATTTGTCAGCTTGTACAGATTATTTCACCAAAGCTTTAATAACAGGTGAACAGCAAGACGCGATTGAATATCGTGTTAAACATAAAAATGGCACATGGCGGTGGCACAGTTGCTACTTATCAGCCATCAAAGATGCCAGTGGCAGTATTATTTACTTTGTTGGTATTTGTCACGATATCACAATCCGCAAACGCGAAGAAATCCGCAGACAGCGGATAGAAAAAGCTCTAAGAAAATCAGAAGCCAAGTTTCGCACCAAAACTCAGCAGTTAGAAGAGACACTGCGACGACTGCAACAAACCCAGTCTCAACTCATTCAATCAGAAAAAATGTCGAGTTTGGGACAATTGGTAGCGGGTATTGCCCACGAAATCAATAACCCGGTGAATTTCATTTATGGCAATGTTAAATATGCCAATGATTATGTACAGGATTTATTACATTTAATTGAAATTTATCAACAGCACTTTTCCCCCCGAACACCAGAAGCTCACCAAGAAATCTATACCATTGATTTAGATTTTATTCGTCATGATTTGCCTAAAGTTCTGGACTCGATGAATACTGGAGCCGAGCGTATTCGCCAAATTGTTTTATCTTTACGCAACTTCTCACGAGTTGACGAAGAAGGCATGAAATTGGTGAATATTCACGAAGGTATTGATAATGCCTTGTTACTTTTGCAAAATCGCCTGAAATCTCAACCAGAATCTATTGGAATTGAGGTGATTAAAGAGTATGGTGATTTGCCACAAGTCATGTGTCATCCTGGACAGATGAATCAGGTATTTATGAGCCTGTTAACAAATGCCATTGATGCTTTAGAAGAAGTTGCTATAACTCACCCACACATTCAGGTTCGTACTCAATTGCAAGCAGACGATCGCATCAAAATTAGTATTACAGACAATGGCCCCGGAATCAACTCAAAAATCCGCGATCGCATCTTTGACCCCTTCTTTACCACCAAACCTGTAGGCAAAGGTACAGGTATGGGCTTATCTATTAGCTATCAAATTATTGTCAAAAAACACCGTGGGGAATTATATTGCGTTTCCACACCAGGAGGAGGAACTGAGTTTGTCATTAGCATACCCACAAAAGTACTAGAAGAAGCTTAA
- a CDS encoding cytochrome P450, whose translation MITLQENSQTSYQLPPQVIEPAWYQTARAILQPLENLDWHQKKYGDIFISRFLGLPSQVIISHPQAIQELFTADAKLFETGSGGRIVQPLLGSNSLVLLDGDRHLQQRKLLMPPFHGERMKAYGNSICEIATQVTSQWQIGQAFLARPSMQEISLKVILRTVFGLTEGERYQQIQRILIEMLDTFNQPLSAVFLFFSSLQKDLGTWSPWGKFIRRRKQLDELIYQEIRERRQQPESQGEDILSLLLSARDDNNQPMSDVELRDELMTMLFAGHETTAIALAWALYWIHYQPEVREKLLQELNSIDIANADPTTIAQLPYLNAVCSETLRIYPIVFFCLPRILQAPMQLMGYDLPKGMTISACIYSTHHRPDIYPEPERFRPERFLERQFSPYEFLPFGGGNRRCLGMAFALFEMKLVLTTILSHYSLELLEKAPLKPVRRGIVFTPAGGVRLMVKHKF comes from the coding sequence ATGATTACTCTCCAAGAAAATTCCCAAACCAGTTATCAACTACCACCACAAGTAATTGAGCCTGCATGGTATCAGACAGCAAGGGCGATTCTCCAACCACTTGAAAATCTAGACTGGCATCAGAAAAAATATGGAGATATTTTTATTTCTAGATTTTTAGGATTGCCTTCACAAGTTATTATTAGTCATCCGCAAGCAATTCAAGAATTGTTTACGGCTGATGCTAAGTTATTTGAAACTGGCTCAGGAGGTAGAATTGTTCAACCTTTATTGGGCAGCAATTCATTAGTTTTACTAGATGGCGATCGCCACTTACAACAGCGTAAACTTTTAATGCCACCTTTTCATGGAGAAAGGATGAAAGCCTATGGTAATTCGATTTGTGAAATTGCAACTCAAGTCACAAGTCAATGGCAAATTGGACAAGCATTTCTCGCTCGTCCGAGTATGCAAGAAATTTCTTTGAAGGTGATTTTACGTACTGTTTTTGGACTAACAGAAGGCGAACGTTACCAACAAATTCAACGCATTTTAATTGAGATGTTGGATACTTTCAATCAACCTTTAAGTGCTGTTTTCTTATTTTTCTCATCATTACAAAAAGATTTAGGCACTTGGAGTCCTTGGGGTAAATTTATTCGCCGCAGAAAGCAGCTTGATGAGCTAATTTATCAAGAAATTCGAGAACGTCGCCAGCAACCAGAATCTCAAGGTGAAGATATCTTGAGTTTGCTTTTGTCGGCACGCGATGATAATAATCAACCCATGAGTGATGTAGAATTACGTGATGAGTTGATGACAATGTTGTTTGCTGGTCATGAAACTACTGCGATCGCATTAGCTTGGGCTTTATATTGGATTCATTATCAACCAGAAGTCCGCGAAAAACTGCTGCAAGAACTCAACTCTATTGATATTGCAAATGCAGACCCCACAACTATCGCGCAACTGCCATATCTCAATGCGGTCTGTTCCGAGACACTGCGAATTTATCCAATTGTTTTCTTTTGTTTGCCGCGGATTTTACAAGCTCCGATGCAATTGATGGGTTACGATTTACCCAAAGGCATGACAATCTCTGCTTGTATTTATTCAACTCACCATCGTCCAGATATTTACCCAGAACCTGAGCGTTTTCGACCAGAACGTTTTCTCGAACGCCAATTTTCTCCTTATGAATTTTTGCCTTTTGGTGGCGGAAATCGTCGCTGTTTAGGTATGGCGTTTGCTTTATTTGAAATGAAATTAGTGCTGACGACTATCCTCTCTCACTACTCATTAGAACTGTTAGAAAAAGCTCCCCTCAAACCTGTACGTCGTGGCATAGTATTCACACCTGCTGGTGGCGTGCGTTTGATGGTGAAGCATAAGTTTTAA
- a CDS encoding Coq4 family protein encodes MLKKNQQFQAILDYKNSGNLGNFAILKSDVFGAEVNPEIASKLQTVIGYYPPINLEQLNQYPPCSFGREYAEHMQTNHLQPLNISSGLDDVAKRNVFALRYVVTHDIFHVLLGFDTTYAGEIGVLAFAAAQNYSNSLKISLWLAKFLYPILAPQQVREIFANLKKGKELGKTADFLLAYRFEEHWLEPIDELRKNLGIPVALTKQQT; translated from the coding sequence ATGCTCAAAAAAAATCAACAATTTCAAGCTATTTTGGATTACAAAAATTCAGGAAATTTAGGCAATTTTGCTATTCTTAAGTCTGATGTTTTTGGTGCAGAAGTTAACCCAGAAATCGCCTCTAAATTACAAACAGTAATTGGCTATTATCCTCCAATTAATCTAGAACAATTAAATCAATATCCTCCATGTTCTTTTGGACGAGAATATGCCGAACACATGCAAACTAATCATCTTCAACCACTCAACATTAGTTCCGGACTAGATGATGTGGCAAAACGTAATGTATTTGCTTTGCGCTATGTTGTCACCCACGATATTTTTCATGTATTACTTGGCTTTGATACTACCTACGCCGGAGAAATTGGTGTGTTAGCCTTCGCTGCCGCACAAAATTATAGTAATTCCCTAAAAATCAGCTTATGGTTAGCAAAGTTTCTCTATCCAATTCTGGCACCCCAACAAGTCAGAGAAATTTTCGCTAACTTAAAAAAAGGAAAAGAATTAGGAAAAACCGCAGATTTTCTGCTAGCCTATCGCTTTGAAGAACATTGGTTAGAACCCATTGATGAATTACGGAAAAATCTAGGAATACCAGTAGCATTGACCAAACAACAAACCTGA
- the nuoB gene encoding NADH-quinone oxidoreductase subunit NuoB, with amino-acid sequence MTNSIINPVERPTVTQNLSENFILTTLDDLYNWAKMSSLYPMMFGTACCFMEFMAAYASRFDMERFGMIPRATPRQADLLITAGTITMKYAPNLVRLYEQMPEPKYVIAMGACTITGGMFSVDSPSAVRGVDKLIPVDVYIPGCPPRPEAVIDAIIKLRKKIANESIQERQQTQQTHRFYSIRHQMKVVEPILDGEYLRSATRETPPQEIVQTTGLELPLTLPEVNRESEVRS; translated from the coding sequence ATGACAAATTCAATCATCAATCCTGTCGAGCGTCCCACAGTTACACAAAATCTATCCGAAAATTTCATCCTCACAACCTTAGATGATTTATATAACTGGGCGAAAATGTCCAGTTTATATCCGATGATGTTTGGTACAGCCTGTTGCTTCATGGAGTTTATGGCAGCTTACGCATCTCGCTTCGATATGGAGCGATTTGGCATGATTCCCCGTGCTACTCCCCGTCAAGCTGATTTGTTGATTACCGCAGGTACAATCACAATGAAGTATGCACCGAATTTGGTGCGACTTTACGAGCAAATGCCAGAGCCAAAATATGTAATTGCTATGGGAGCTTGCACAATTACAGGTGGAATGTTTAGTGTTGACTCTCCCTCAGCAGTTCGCGGTGTGGATAAGTTAATCCCAGTGGATGTTTATATTCCCGGATGTCCTCCCAGACCAGAAGCGGTCATTGATGCCATCATCAAACTGCGGAAGAAAATTGCTAATGAAAGCATCCAAGAACGCCAGCAAACTCAACAAACTCACCGTTTCTACAGCATCCGTCATCAAATGAAGGTAGTTGAGCCTATTCTGGATGGAGAATACCTCAGAAGTGCCACCCGCGAAACTCCACCCCAGGAAATTGTTCAGACGACAGGATTAGAATTACCCTTAACGCTGCCAGAAGTTAATCGGGAGTCTGAAGTTAGGAGTTAG
- a CDS encoding VOC family protein has translation MADIGLTHIALGVTDINKSITFYQKYAGMKVVHRRTDESNNFEVAWISDLTRPFVIVLLQLDKSQCQPSSGFHIGVACKSREEVDYLCQQAKSEGLLKEGPHDYGAPVGYWAFIRDPDGYQLEVAYGQEVNFTIAQAQQRELG, from the coding sequence ATGGCAGATATTGGCTTGACTCATATTGCACTTGGAGTAACCGACATCAATAAAAGCATTACTTTTTATCAGAAGTATGCTGGTATGAAAGTGGTGCATCGCCGCACTGATGAAAGTAATAATTTTGAAGTTGCTTGGATTAGTGATTTAACTCGACCATTTGTGATTGTGCTACTGCAATTAGATAAATCACAATGCCAACCTTCATCGGGATTTCATATTGGTGTAGCTTGTAAAAGCCGTGAAGAAGTAGATTATCTGTGTCAGCAAGCAAAATCAGAAGGTTTATTAAAAGAAGGGCCACATGACTATGGTGCGCCTGTGGGTTACTGGGCTTTTATCCGTGACCCTGATGGTTATCAACTTGAGGTTGCTTATGGTCAAGAAGTTAATTTTACAATCGCCCAAGCACAACAACGAGAATTAGGATGA
- a CDS encoding proteasome protein, with protein MELEKLAYFKEYGEFILQKINSVPQYPSQQEDWVPASLDECLARLRETAEKTIELATSPVKIGVMGEFSSGKTLLLGSLIGYADALPVNENPTTGNVTAIHLVAQDEFATTQVGNFTVEYLSHEGVKECLRFMLAEASRRCAAAGLVPVQLAQLNSGKDILAWCEQAWNQSNNLELRYLLRELVLFVRAYASYGEAMCGGRYQIDHATAREGLQLPEQPMAIQTFRFTDLPPAHIRLPSPPQKLASKLLQNSFPLIRRVDIEVKISREIWDVTDASEFILLDFPGLGAANSGARDTFLSLRELAEVQTILILLNGKSPGSDRAHKIFTMMQQQRPGQDLKDLILVGVGRFDQLPLESEGGERELDQFIAENTANTPLYEDAVLKKLRVLQTTIDGASAFTTQKDRIVLLSPLLGLAELAKRSSSVKAGSPEFLSNLDYPNYLEPSKRLQQKWTRLSERLLDSDARSQLGRQLGYFAQDGGIAKLRELIQNHVAMHGLKQLYEDTRRAAESLRQQQENLKNLIAEIHEQGIPTLDSPTLIDLRNAIDSLDKTYRNFQKELGKEPLKDRRGTVVSEVVKDELTFKIVNWNQWTLLFNKANNGAITIAETKGAAGKLFERGNRTNNTLPTKSDDFYPTFEKTVQEVEIFARDRIRQAVVDLLNKLSNQVAEARDYLKSLLSPEMEQEIEIGFGGEEADLFYKLLLGCDPNQWKEAILAELNSKDKEIAPEVIFPLARQDEKHNIGQIFDWSPERNQNSPRASHHQMLVLRLRDEITASASLHLVQYVSEVNQQVNSEIEGILDQIIPTLQNISKKEALLRYLAAGDSPPKLAIPTWLNILAEIATTSDLDIPGY; from the coding sequence ATGGAACTAGAAAAACTCGCATATTTTAAAGAATACGGTGAATTTATACTGCAAAAAATTAACTCTGTCCCGCAGTATCCTTCTCAACAAGAAGACTGGGTTCCCGCAAGTTTGGATGAATGTCTGGCGCGTTTGCGAGAAACTGCGGAAAAAACCATAGAACTCGCCACTTCACCAGTCAAAATTGGCGTAATGGGAGAATTTAGCAGTGGTAAAACTTTACTTTTGGGTAGTTTAATTGGCTATGCCGATGCTTTACCAGTCAACGAAAACCCAACTACGGGCAATGTTACAGCCATTCACCTCGTCGCACAAGATGAATTTGCCACAACCCAAGTCGGGAATTTTACGGTGGAGTATCTGTCTCACGAAGGGGTGAAAGAGTGTTTGCGGTTTATGTTAGCAGAAGCGAGTCGCCGTTGTGCCGCCGCCGGACTTGTACCTGTACAACTAGCGCAGTTGAATTCTGGTAAAGATATTCTGGCTTGGTGCGAGCAAGCATGGAACCAAAGTAATAATTTAGAGTTGCGCTATTTGCTGCGGGAGTTGGTGCTATTTGTGCGTGCTTATGCTTCTTATGGTGAGGCGATGTGTGGTGGACGCTATCAAATTGATCATGCCACAGCACGGGAAGGTTTACAGCTGCCAGAACAGCCAATGGCTATCCAAACTTTCCGGTTTACAGACTTACCGCCAGCACATATCCGTTTACCCAGTCCACCGCAGAAATTAGCATCAAAGTTATTACAAAATAGCTTTCCCTTAATTCGTCGGGTTGATATTGAAGTGAAAATTTCGCGGGAAATTTGGGATGTCACCGATGCTTCTGAATTTATTTTGTTAGATTTTCCAGGTTTGGGTGCGGCGAACTCCGGCGCGAGGGATACGTTTTTATCGCTGCGAGAGTTGGCGGAAGTCCAGACAATTTTAATCTTGCTCAATGGTAAATCGCCGGGGAGCGATCGCGCTCACAAAATTTTCACCATGATGCAGCAACAGCGTCCGGGACAAGACCTGAAAGATTTGATTTTGGTCGGTGTCGGTCGTTTTGACCAGCTACCCCTAGAAAGTGAAGGCGGCGAGAGAGAACTCGACCAATTTATCGCTGAGAACACCGCCAACACACCTTTATATGAGGATGCTGTTCTCAAAAAACTCAGAGTTCTGCAAACAACTATCGATGGCGCGAGTGCATTCACCACTCAAAAAGACCGCATTGTGTTGTTATCACCCTTGTTGGGACTAGCGGAATTAGCCAAACGTTCCAGTAGTGTCAAAGCTGGTTCGCCAGAATTTTTATCCAACTTAGATTATCCTAATTACCTGGAACCTTCAAAACGGTTACAGCAAAAATGGACTCGTCTTAGCGAAAGACTATTAGATTCAGATGCACGTAGTCAACTGGGGAGACAATTAGGTTACTTTGCTCAAGATGGCGGTATTGCCAAACTGCGAGAGTTAATTCAAAATCATGTTGCTATGCACGGACTCAAGCAACTGTATGAAGATACCCGTCGTGCGGCTGAAAGTCTCCGTCAACAACAAGAAAACCTAAAAAATCTCATCGCCGAAATTCACGAACAAGGTATACCAACTCTCGATAGTCCCACCTTAATTGATTTGCGGAATGCCATTGATAGTTTAGATAAAACCTACCGCAACTTCCAAAAAGAATTAGGCAAAGAACCACTCAAAGACCGTCGCGGAACTGTTGTGAGTGAAGTAGTTAAAGATGAACTCACCTTTAAAATTGTCAACTGGAACCAGTGGACTTTATTGTTTAACAAAGCCAACAATGGCGCTATTACTATCGCAGAAACTAAAGGTGCAGCTGGCAAGTTATTTGAAAGAGGAAATAGAACTAATAATACTTTGCCAACTAAGAGTGATGACTTCTATCCCACCTTTGAAAAAACTGTGCAAGAAGTCGAGATATTTGCCCGCGATCGCATTCGTCAAGCAGTGGTAGATTTATTAAATAAACTCTCCAATCAAGTAGCCGAAGCACGGGACTATCTTAAATCTCTTCTTTCCCCAGAAATGGAACAAGAAATCGAAATTGGTTTTGGTGGAGAAGAAGCCGACTTATTTTATAAATTACTGTTAGGATGCGACCCTAATCAATGGAAAGAAGCTATCCTCGCAGAACTGAATAGTAAAGACAAAGAAATTGCCCCCGAAGTAATATTTCCTCTTGCACGCCAAGACGAAAAACACAACATTGGTCAAATATTTGATTGGTCGCCAGAAAGAAATCAAAATTCACCTAGAGCCAGCCATCATCAAATGTTGGTATTACGTTTGCGTGATGAAATTACCGCCAGCGCCAGCTTACATTTAGTGCAGTATGTGAGTGAAGTTAATCAACAAGTCAACTCAGAAATAGAAGGCATTTTAGATCAAATTATTCCCACACTGCAAAATATTTCTAAAAAAGAAGCATTGCTGAGATATCTTGCGGCTGGCGACTCACCACCAAAACTTGCTATTCCCACTTGGCTAAATATTCTCGCAGAAATCGCTACCACTTCTGATTTAGATATTCCTGGTTACTAA